ATCCGGTGATGACTGTTGAATCGGGCAGCGAATCGGCGCGGTGATCCCACCGCCGCAATTGATCCATCGTATAGACGCTGCCATCGCCGACCTCGCTGTTCAAACGCAAATCGACAAACGCGGCTCGCGACAGATCGTCGATCGTGACGCCATAACGTTCGGGACGATAGGGGCACATCACCAGATCGGCCGGCCGATCTTCATCGACATCCAGATCCAACAGGCTGGTCACTACAGCGCTTTCGGTCAGCTCGCGAGCCAACAGAGCACAGGTCGTCGGTGGCAAAAGCGCCCAGGGAAGATCGTAAGCAAACAGCGGACACCGCAGCGGGATCGCCGGGCCGTGAGCGCGACGGACTTCCGATGCCGGCACCTCGCGATCGCTTGTCGACCGCGGACCTGTTGGCGGTGGCGCCAAGTGCAAGTCGCCCAGCAGCGAACGGTTGGTATCCAGATGCATCGATCGATCGTCCTGTTACAGTTTGCTGAGAATCTGCGCCGCTTTGGCTTCGTAGATCGCTTGCCACGCGGGAGCCAACACGCAATCGCTGTCCTCTTGCGCATTCCCCACGTTCCGCAATTGGTCGGCGGTGGGGGCGTAATAAATGTAGCCGTTGGTGTACCCGGCGACAAAGGTGTGCTCGTGCGGCGAAGCTTGTTTGATGTTCTTGCCGATCTGAACGGTCAGTTCGCCGGGGAACGTCGTCAGCACAAAATCGCCGACGCGCAGCCCGACCAGTTCGACATCGATCATCCGCTTGCCGCCGTCGACTAGATCGGCCTGATGTTTCCGCAGCAGACGAATGTTTGTGTTGACTCGGGTGATCTGTTCCATCGTGTGGATGTTGTCGATGTAGCGAGCCATGTTCTTGCGGTTCTCGATGTCCAAATGGCGTAGGTCGCTGCGACCGAGCGATTTGTCGTGCAGATAGCGATGCGAATAATAGGAGGGGAATTCTTCGGACAGTCGATACTTCACGACCAGCGGCAAAAACGTCTTCAGGTTCAGACTGGTACCGGTCAGCGAATTGACCAATTTCTCGCGTTCGGCTTCCATTTCGATGATCCGCTGCGCCAGATCGGCTCGCGGCAACGGCAGCGTTTCATTGACAACGCGCAGCGTGGCGTCGGGGCTCGTTTCGATCTTGCGAGCCGCCTGCAGCGTGCTGAGTCCCAGCAGATTGCCGAGCGTTTGGGCGTGTCGCGGATGATCGACATCTTTGTAGTCGATCGGATTGATGTCGCCGGCGCAGCCTTGGACAAACAACGCGACCGTTCCGTCGCTCATGTTTTGTTCGATCACATCGGACGCATAGCCGGTCATGTCGGCGGTGTTCGCGCCGCCGGGGACGCCTTGGATCGGATGGCAAGCAAAGTTGTAGACGATCGCCAACGTATCCCCTTCGGTCGTGTCGACTCGCAGCACACCGATCTGCGGATCGATCGGGCCGACAGCGGCAACCGCTTCATCGGGCGGCAAGGAGTAGGCGTGGCGGACATCGATCTGCCGGCCATCGGCCAACTGCAGCCGACGGTTCTCCATGATCCGATCCTCGTGGCCGACGCCAACGCCGACTTGGACCGGGACCATCTTGGCAGCAGCTTGCGAAATCGCCTGGACCGTCAATTCGTCGACGTCGGTCCGGACAACGCTGTGGCAATGGCTGGCGTTGATCATCACGTTGGCCGGAGAAATGCCAAGCGTCTTTTCGACCTCGCCGCGGACCTTGCCGAGATATTCGTTGTCGATCCGGCCAATCTCGCCGATCGCCACGGCATCGACTGTCACGATCGCGGCGGTCGTTGTCCCGTCGCTGATCACCAACGCTCGTACATACGACCGATCGTTGACCGGCCCAGCCTGCATGTCGGTGATGTCGACCTTGGCAACTCCCGCGGTCAGTTCCGCCGCTCGAAGCTCGGCGGCGGAGTAAATCGTCAGGGTGAAAGAGAACAGGCAGCAGAGGGCAAGATGTCGAAACATTGGCGGGCCTTGAGCGGAGGTGGGATAGGAAAGGCAAGAGATCCACAGTTTGTCCGATCCAGCGGCCGCTGTCGAGCAAATTTCTCCGGTGGTCAATGGTTCCGCGGGGCGAGGCGTTGCGTGGACAAGAGCCCGCGTCGCACGACGACGCTGCCAAATGCTACGCCTTGGCGGCGGGGACTTTATACATTTTGGTGCCGGTCGTAGGCAGCACGGACGATCAGGTCGATCTTTTACGCCTTGGCGGCAGGGACTTTAAAGATCTTGGTGCAGCCCGGGCATTTGACAGCTTTACCGGCGCTGGCTGCGGAGATCTGCAAGACCTTCTTACAGCCGGGGCAGCGAATTTTGATCTTCTCGGTCGATCCCGCAATCGCCGCCTCGGCAGCTCGCTGGATCTCTTCCAGATCCGCCTCGTAGGGGACGTTGACGGTTTCTTGACAACCGGGACAGCGGACGCGTTTGCCCGCCTGTTTGAGCGTCACTTGCAATTGATTTTTGCAAGATCGGCATTGGATTGCGATCGACATCGGTACAGCCTCTTATTTTTTGTCGTCTAGCCGCAAGAGAAGGTTCCCGTGGTTCGTTGCCGAACCGTTAAAATGGGAAGCTTGTGGCGGAACGGCAGTCTCGAACTCCGGAGGAATGGAGCGGAGTCAACGCCCCATTGGCGGATAACCGGAAAGGTTTAATAACTTGGATGCCTTGAAGTTACCAAGCCGCTGCGAATTGCGATAGTGAATAAGATGCCTACGAAACATCCGAACCATGCCGCCCCCGCCGAAGCGGTTTAAACGTTATTTGAAACACTCAACGAAACGATTTGCTCGATGGACACTCAACTTTTGATCGACACCCTCTCCCGCGTGATCCACGTTGCCACGGCGATCACGTTGGTCGGCGGCAGCGCTTTTATGCTGCTGGTCCTGATCCCAGCCGCGCAGAATCTGTCCGACGAAGAGCACGCCCGTCTGCGAACGGGGCTGATCGCGCGTTGGAAGCGGTTTGTCCACATCGGGGTGACGCTGTTTTTGATCAGCGGCCTGTACAATTACTACCGCGCGATCCCGTCGCACAAAGGGGACGGGCTGTATCATGCCCTGTTGGGGACGAAGATGTTGATCGCGCTGGTGATCTTTTTTATCGCCGCCGCCTTGGTCGGACGCTCTGCGAAACTGGAACCGATCCGCCGCAAGCGAACACTTTGGCTGAAGGTCCTGCTGATCTGTGCGTTGATCGTCGTCACGATTTCCGGCTTCGTCAAAGTTCGCGGCCCGCAACCACCCGCGGCGGCGCAAGCTCCCACAGCGGTAGCCGAATAAAGCGGCTGGACGAGCAAAATTTAAGCCGCTGCGATTCGCGTCGGCAATATCCGATCGAGTCAGCGGGCGTCTCTTATTTTGCCGCTCGTTTGACGTCGACTTCCAGATCGATCAGCAAGCGTTCATCGACGACGTCGACCGAAGCTTCCAACCCGCGGAACCAGTTCATCACAGCGGCGGTTTGCGGCGCGTCGGCTTCGGTCGCCGAGGAGCACCAGTGTCCATCGTCGCGGCAGTGGTATTCGCCGTGCAGCGGACACTGCATCGCCGCCCCAAGCAGTTCCTCGGCGAACGGTAGCGTCGACGTGGCGTCGATTCCCAGTTGCTCGGTGAGTCGCGACAGCAGGTCGCAGCCGGCTTGCGATTTCTTTTGTTCGGATTCCAGCAGCGTCTCGCTGACCCATTGGCCAAGATCGGTCTGCGAGAGGTCGGCGATTGTCAGTTGGGCTCGTCGCAGCGGTTGTTTGTCGAGCACCGCCAGATCGGGAATGCTCTCGACCAGCACCTCGCGGTTGAACGACAACAGGCTGACGCGTTCGGATTGATAACGGTACGCGCCACCGACAAGCCGCGTCATGTTGGGGCCGACGGGGCTGCCGCGTCCGAGTCCCAGCGGCAAGCGGTCGATCAGGCCGGGATCGGGCCAAGCGGCCAGGTAGCCGCGGATCGTCGAGAATGCAAAGATGCGATCGATCGGCGATTCGAACTTCTCCAGCGGTGCCGGCCGGCAATCCTTGATTCCACCAAACAGATAATGAGGCGGAATCGATCCGTTCAATTTGTCGCTGTGCACGTTGGCGTAGAAGGAAACCAGATCGGACTTCGAAAACTGGACGCCGATATCGGTCGCTGGCCCCAGTTGATCGACTAGCCAAGCCTGTTTGCCCAACAGTCCTGGCGAGATGTCCAGTGCGATCTGCAATCGCTCTTGCCCCGGTGATTTTGAATCGGCAGTTGCCCGCGCGATCTGGATGAAGACCGGTTCCAACAGCCCCGGTTGATCGGTTCGTGAGCGGTTGATCTGGTCTTGCCAGACGCGCTCGGCCGGAGTGATCTTGTCGATCGTGGTGTCGTCGATCGGCAGCAGCGTCTGCCGACCGCCGCGTCGCGAATCGAGCATCCCGTCGGGCGTCAGGATCAATCCGCTGCGATCGGCTCGCCGGCCAAAGCCCTCCGGAAGGTAGCCCGCGGCGATCAGATCTTCAGGCAACTCCAGCGTTTTGCCTTCGTTTGCGGCAGTCGCGCGGGCGGCGACCAGCACCGCCATCTCGGCGGCAGCGTGGCTGCGACGCTGCAGTTCGATTTGAAACTGTGGCGTGTAGAGGCGACTCAAGAATCGCCCCGACAGATAAAACGTGATCGGGGCGGTTTTGGCGTTGGGATACTGTTTGCGGAACTGTTGGAACTCATCGGTTGCGGCGAGCGTCGTTCGCGATTTGCGGGCGGCGATGAACCGCCCCGCCAAATGCTCGCTGCTGGTCACGAACATCCAGTTCCCGTTGGAGACCCAAAACGAACGGACTCGATTGTCGGGAGTCGACAGCAACGAGACCTCGATCCCTTCGATCGTTTTCGTTTCCAGCGTGCAATCGTCGAACTGCGCCTCGGTCGCGCGGCGGTCTTTTTCCAGAAACGTCGACAACAGGAAGGCGTTCTTCGCTTGCAGCAGCACGCCGATCGAAGGTCCATCGTCTATTAACAGGTCGTTGCCGATGACGGCGACGTCGCCGATCAGGGCGTCGCCAAACAGATCGGCCAGCTGGTTGTAGCGGACATTTAATAGCTCTTCGATTCGCTGGCTGCTGCGGCGATCCAGGATCGGCCGAGCGACCATGTTCTTGATGTCGCCGTCATGTTCTTGAGCCAGCTTTTGAAACCACAGGAAATTCGAAAAGCTGCCGAACCGCAGATAAAAGCACTCCGGCGGAACCATCCGCGCGATTGGTTCGATCTCCGCCGGGACATCGTCGTCGTCCAGCGGATCGATCTCCGGCGGGGCGGCAGCGGCCGGCAGATCGGTGAGGACTTCGGACTCTTCGGTCGAGTTGCCGCGCAGAACATTGGCCAGCGCGATTCGCTGCAGGACAGCCGAATCGGCCATCATCGCGATCGCAGCGGGTGGTTTTTCCAAACGCATCCGCGACAGCGACGCCGGTGCTGGCAGGTCGAGTCGGCGGGAGAGATAGGAGAGCAGGTAGGCGTCGGCGACGGGGAGGAAGGGAGCCGCGGCGATCTGCCCTTCGGCTTGGTCTTGGTAGGTCTGCCACCACTGCAGCATCGCCGCCCGTTGGTCCTCGGGGCTGGCGGCGACCGGGACGATCGGAATCGTGGCGACTGCGGGGCCGGAGATCTGCAATTCAAACGGGCTGTCCCCTTGGAACAGGAACCAGATTTCGTAGCCGGTGACCTGTTCTCTTTCGTCGGCGGTGACCGCCGCTTTGACGACTTGGCCCAGTCGTTCGAGGATCTTACCGCGGCCGAACTTCAGTTCGCGCGGGGCGGGATCGAGCCGCATCGGATCGCGTACCGTAACGGTTACCGGTTCGGCAGTCGGATAAAGGACACGGCCTTGTGGCGAAGTGACCAGGACTCGCGAGAGCCCCTCGACCGGCTGAGGCCACTGAACGCGAGCGTATCCAACGCCATAGGTCTCGCCGGCGATCGCAATCACTTCCTGCCCCACTGCGGTTGTTGGGAACCAAGGGTTCGACAGGCAATACGAGAGCCCCACGAGATACAGAAACAGCTTGGCATGATGCATCGCGTTCAATTTTCCATGACGAAGAGAGAAGCAGGACAATCCGTTTTCGCGTCGCGGCAAATTGGTTGTTTGCGTTGTGCGACGCGCCCCATCGAACCGGACGCGATCACGCGGTCCGGTTTTGCATTCCCAGGGACGTTACGCTGGAGCGCAACGCCTGCGACTACTGGATCGACATCGGCGCGTCTTCACGCAGCGAGCGGATGTAGTTGACCAAGTCCCAGATCTGGTTCGGTTCCAAACTGGCAGCGGGCATTGGCGTGCCGTCGATGCCTGCGGCGATCCGCAGATACAATAGCTCCGGATCGGCACCGCCGCGGTACAAGCCCTGGCGGAAATCGCGAGCCTTGATCAGTCGTGGTGGCAGGACGCCGCGAGCGATCAATGGGATCTGAGCCGCTTCGTCGGTCGGATCGATACCGCGTTGCAACGTCCAGTCTTTGGTCCAGTCGTCGTAGTCTTTGTTGGTTCCGTCGCCCCAGCCCTTGGGGCCGTGGCACTTGGCACATGCAGCGCGTTCGGTGATGAACAGCTCTTTGCCGCGTTGGATCGATTGCTTCAAGGGCGAATCGCCCGGCGCCTTCGCCGCGGCCACGACCTCGTCGATCGTTGCCGGTACGGGAACGTCTTCGGGTTCGGGGACTTCGACGACTGCATCCTCGGCGTCCAACCAACCCTCGACGGCGCCAAAGGTGAGGTCCTGGATGAATTCCCACTGCTCGGCGAACATCTCGTACTCTTCGATTTGAGCTTCATCGGTGAGCGTTTCGGGATCGAAGTCGTCTTTGTATTTCTGCAGATATTTGTCGACCATCGCGTTGTCGAACAGCGTTTCGCCAGCGGCAAAGTCGATCAATTCCGCCTCTTCCAACAGCGCCCGTTCGACTTCGCCACGCCATGTCAGATACATCACGTAATCGATCAACGCTTCGACATCTTCGGGATTCTTATTCAGTTCGGGGATCGCCACCATCGCGGTCCCGTCGAGTCCGTGGGTGATCGCAAAATGGAGATCTTCACGCAGCGGCTTCGAACCGCGGCGGGTGCTCTTAAATTTGTATTTCCCCATCCGATAGTCGCGAGGATAGGGATCAAGCAGTGCGGCGGTCGTGCCGCGACCGTTGCCGGTGATGCCGTGGCAGGTCGAGCAATGTTGGCGATACAGCCCGCGGCCCTGTTCGCTGGGCGAACCCGATGCGGCGACCAAATTATCCATGCTGACCAGCGTTCCGAGATCAGGATCCTCGAGAAGGAAGTCGGGCAGTTTCGGATCGTCGGGAGTCCCGAACAATCGCGTAAGCGCGGTCTGCGTTTCCGCCAACGCTTGATCCATCGGCTCTTCGACCGACATCGACACCAGTTCGGCCAAGACCATGTTCGGTTCGAATTCCGCAACATAAGGCTTTTCGCAGCCAGTCAAAGCAGCCAAACCGATCAGCAGCAATGCGTAGGTAGTCGTTTTCATGGTGATCCTATGTAATGTGGTGGTCTGTTGTATTGTATCGTTTGCCATGCCGATTCGTCTTGGGGAGGTCGGCATTGGTGGCCGCCGGATCAGCCATCGGGATCGGCGGAACCGCGTCGATCGAGATCGCTTTCCGCGGCCTTCGTCGGCTGGGGGCGCGTGTCGCGGTCGTCGATCAAGATCCGTACCGCCGGGGTTTCTAAGTCGTCGTATTGTCCGCCGCGGATGCAGTACACGCAGGCGATCATGCCAGCTGCGCCCAGGGCAAGCGCCAGCGGCAAGGCGACAAACAACACGCTCATTTTGTCCTCTCGGGTTCATCTCGTTCGCGGAAGCTGCGCGAAGCGAGCGTCAACGACAACACGCTCACACTGCTCAACGGCATCAACACCGCAGCGACCAGCGGGCTGATCCGTCCGGCCATCGCCAGGCCGACAGCGATCACGTTGTATCCTAGCGAAACGGCAAAGGTGATGTGAATCAGCCGAGCGGTTCGGCGGGCGCCGCGGACCAGTTCGACAACACTTCCCAGTCTACCCGATGCGATGAAAATTGGCGCCGCTTGCAAACTAACTTCCGCTCCGCCACGGACCGCAATCCCGACATCCGCCGCGGCCAAAGCTGCCGCGTCGTTGGCTCCATCGCCGATCATCACCTGCAATCCCGGGGCTGGTTCGGGGAGAGCATGATCCGCCGAGCCAGAATCGGTCGGGCCGTGATGCGACACAATGTCCAGTTTGTTTTCGGGAGAAAGCCCGCCGATCGCCAGCGATTGCGGCACACCCACGCGATCGGCAACGCTGCGGACGACGCCGGGATGGTCTCCCGACAGGATGCCGACTCGCCATCCGGCCCGCTTGAGTTCCGCGATCGCCACGTCGGCGCCAGCTCTCAACGGATCGTCGATCCCCAGCACGGTGATCGCGATCGCGTCGCGAGCGACCACGATCGCCGTGGTCCCTTGAGCGGTCAACCGCTCGGCTGCCTGCGACAATTTAGCCGGGATTTCGATCCCCTGGGACTGAATGAATTTCAGACTTCCGGCCGCGATCGCGGCACCGCGATGTTCCCCCAAGACGCCGCCGATCGCGATCTGCGTTCGCGCGGTTGCTTCATCGGA
Above is a genomic segment from Rosistilla ulvae containing:
- a CDS encoding c-type cytochrome; this translates as MKTTTYALLLIGLAALTGCEKPYVAEFEPNMVLAELVSMSVEEPMDQALAETQTALTRLFGTPDDPKLPDFLLEDPDLGTLVSMDNLVAASGSPSEQGRGLYRQHCSTCHGITGNGRGTTAALLDPYPRDYRMGKYKFKSTRRGSKPLREDLHFAITHGLDGTAMVAIPELNKNPEDVEALIDYVMYLTWRGEVERALLEEAELIDFAAGETLFDNAMVDKYLQKYKDDFDPETLTDEAQIEEYEMFAEQWEFIQDLTFGAVEGWLDAEDAVVEVPEPEDVPVPATIDEVVAAAKAPGDSPLKQSIQRGKELFITERAACAKCHGPKGWGDGTNKDYDDWTKDWTLQRGIDPTDEAAQIPLIARGVLPPRLIKARDFRQGLYRGGADPELLYLRIAAGIDGTPMPAASLEPNQIWDLVNYIRSLREDAPMSIQ
- the ccoS gene encoding cbb3-type cytochrome oxidase assembly protein CcoS, whose amino-acid sequence is MSVLFVALPLALALGAAGMIACVYCIRGGQYDDLETPAVRILIDDRDTRPQPTKAAESDLDRRGSADPDG